In one window of Fulvia fulva chromosome 5, complete sequence DNA:
- a CDS encoding Monooxygenase asqM — protein sequence MSPTQPPIAILGAGPAGLTLARLLRLAHMPYKIFERDPSPTHQGLRSNSGTLDIHANTGQLALQKAGLLDAFKAKARWNVSTTIADKDGKVAISMQGEGEQDRPEIDRKDLRGMLLDSVEGGTVRWGAKVREARKGVDGLMDVCLVNGEVESGFKLVVGADGAWSKVRSLITSSKPQYSGVTYLTTSLHPDNPHYAAAASLAGRGNYIGMGDRKMIVVMKLGSDAYYIAVGLWMSENFKDENTALVDDPDKLRQSILEQHFTDWPKTHTDLIRHSDGHFHVWPLYSLPTDAMDWQSVPGVTLVGDAAHLAVTNGDGVNVALFDSYCLAEQIIKHGQDNLDAAVAEYEKDMFPRGVESIKGGQQWVEVGFGPDAPASVLQAFGVEPGADPAGAPKAEATSTVA from the exons GCCCTACAAAATCTTCGAACGCGACCCCTCACCAACCCACCAAGGCCTCCGCTCCAACAGCGGCACCCTCGACATCCACGCAAACACCGGCCAACTCGCTCTCCAAAAAGCCGGACTCCTGGACGCCTTCAAAGCCAAAGCACGCTGGAACGTCTCCACCACAATCGCAGACAAGGATGGCAAGGTTGCCATTAGCATGCAAGGGGAAGGCGAGCAGGACAGGCCTGAAATTGATCGGAAGGATCTGAGGGGGATGTTGTTGGATTCTGTCGAGGGTGGGACTGTGAGGTGGGGTGCGAAGGTTAGGGAGGCGAGGAAGGGGGTGGATGGGTTGATGGATGTGTGTCTTGTCAATGGCGAGGTGGAGTCCGGGTTCAAGTTGGTTGTTGGTGCGGATGGGGCGTGGTCGAAGGTGAGGAGTCTG ATCACCTCTAGCAAGCCACAATACAGCGGCGTAACATACCTAACCACAAGTCTCCACCCAGACAACCCTCACTACGCCGCTGCCGCATCCCTAGCCGGACGAGGAAACTACATCGGAATGGGTGACCGGAAAATGATCGTCGTCATGAAACTGGGCAGTGACGCATACTACATCGCCGTCGGGCTCTGGATGTCAGAGAACTTCAAGGATGAGAACACCGCTCTTGTTGACGATCCTGATAAGCTCCGCCAGTCAATCTTGGAACAACACTTCACAGACTGGCCAAAGACGCACACCGATCTGATCCGACACAGCGATGGCCATTTTCACGTCTGGCCGCTGTATTCGTTGCCAACCGACGCTATGGACTGGCAGAGCGTCCCTGGCGTGACCTTGGTGGGCGATGCTGCACATCTCGCCGTGACGAATGGCGATGGCGTGAACGTGGCATTGTTTGATAGCTACTGCCTAGCAGAGCAGATCATCAAGCATGGCCAGGATAATCTCGACGCAGCCGTGGCAGAGTACGAGAAGGATATGTTTCCGCGGGGCGTGGAGAGCATCAAGGGTGGCCAGCAATGGGTCGAGGTTGGTTTTGGGCCTGATGCGCCAGCGAGCGTGTTGCAGGCATTTGGTGTGGAACCTGGGGCTGATCCAGCTGGAGCGCCTAAGGCAGAAGCAACATCGACAGTAGCATAA
- a CDS encoding Vacuolar protein sorting-associated protein 17, with amino-acid sequence MHVRNDARMSSSDQPQASSSGSSGKQPADRIQPNLRFQRRISERHYTEDSYRERTPVMEYPSGTSPWASSPEASRAGSSNDIPHEDLPGPAFAAGAIPESDDAASSAAHANGAHEHEGGWTPEQQHQWQQQQHQSQQHQQHQYQQHHQQGSQEENRRPAQSRYHNVPQQQRQHQPQYKLQAKITGLERAGKKDSILKFDVYVRNRFYVVRQAEQTKLTVHQTNLPKFRTTQFRDIRRTHSEFQKFASHLIGANPEALVPAVPPASTSAGLGTEEDDNRTKANMQRWLSVVCSNDVLMRDEEMVFFVESDFGYSPVARKKQPATGVRRKYLKQFQPPPDDTPELLESRPIVKSFYLGSMDAQQKVDKVVKHRRSLGVAESDLGIKIQALANNEMHTGLGNAYKKLGKVVQNTGDYHAAQGTAEATTLADPLAYHSSDAFIVKESLTNRHILLRELIQAQQTTRSKLTAADRLKASSSVKRDKVDEAISALDEARSHEAYLQQKTQRVTQNLLLEKRKWFMRTAAELRTGIREYVIREIEAERRTLATLEQVRPDVRAIDASGGLSRLGREAHPAARRTSMASSQGPKGDAWSGVPRRPDGLNRSISGSWPAVPEEGERSAETGDATGRRRATSGASSLGQLSEDDDDDRIDARNAASRLAQTTF; translated from the exons ATGCACGTCCGCAATGATGCTAGGATGAGTAGTAGCGACCAACCTCAAGCGAGTAGTTCGGGCAGCAGCGGCAAACAGCCAGCAGATCGCATCCAGCCCAACCTCCGTTTCCAGCGCCGCATCTCCGAACGGCACTACACAGAGGACTCCTACCGCGAGCGCACCCCGGTCATGGAGTACCCCAGCGGCACCTCACCCTGGGCCTCGTCGCCAGAGGCATCGAGGGCGGGCTCCAGCAACGACATCCCGCACGAGGATCTGCCTGGGCCAGCATTCGCTGCGGGAGCTATACCGGAGAGTGATGATGCGGCCTCGTCAGCAGCACATGCGAACGGCGCACACGAGCATGAGGGAGGATGGACACCTGAGCAGCAACACCAATGGCAGCAGCAGCAACATCAATCTCAGCAACATCAACAGCACCAGTATCAGCAACATCACCAGCAAGGATCTCAAGAAGAGAACAGGCGGCCAGCGCAGTCTCGATACCACAATGTGCCCCAGCAGCAACGGCAGCACCAGCCGCAGTACAAGCTGCAGGCCAAAATCACTGGTCTGGAGCGGGCTGGCAAGAAAGACTCCATTTTAAAGTTCGACGTCTATGTACGCAACCGCTTCTATGTTGTAAGGCAAGCTGAGCAGACTAAGCTGACAGTGCACCAGACCAATCTCCCCAAGTTCAGAACCACCCAATTCCGCGATATCCGCCGCACGCATAGCGAGTTCCAGAAGTTCGCATCCCACCTGATCGGTGCGAATCCAGAGGCTCTCGTGCCTGCTGTTCCACCGGCTTCGACAAGTGCCGGCCTTGGTACGGAAGAGGATGATAACCGTACTAAAGCTAATATGCAACGATGGTTGAGTGTGGTTTGCTCGAACGACGTCCTTATGAGGGACGAAGAGATGGTATTCTTTGTGGAGAGCGACTTCGGATACAGCCCGGTGGCCAGGAAGAAGCAGCCTGCGACTGGCGTGAGAAGGAAGTACCTCAAGCAGTTCCAGCCTCCTCCGGACGATACGCCAGAGCTGCTCGAGAGCAGACCGATTGTCAAGTCGTTTTACCTCGGATCGATGGACGCTCAGCAGAAGGTGGACAAGGTGGTGAAGCATAGACGAT CTCTCGGTGTGGCAGAGTCAGATCTAGGCATCAAGATTCAGGCTCTTGCAAACAACGAAATGCATACCGGACTAGGCAATGCATACAAAAAGCTTGGAAAGGTTGTTCAGAACACCGGCGACTACCACGCAGCTCAAGGCACCGCCGAAGCCACAACCCTCGCTGATCCTCTAGCATACCACAGTAGCGACGCTTTCATCGTAAAGGAGTCACTCACTAACAGACACATTCTTCTCCGCGAACTCATACAAGCACAACAGACCACTCGCAGCAAGCTCACGGCCGCTGATCGTCTAAAGGCTAGCTCCAGTGTGAAGCGAGACAAGGTCGATGAAGCAATATCTGCACTTGACGAAGCACGAAGTCACGAAGCATACCTCCAGCAAAAGACACAACGCGTAACCCAGAACCTTCTCCTCGAAAAGCGCAAATGGTTCATGCGAACAGCAGCAGAACTACGGACAGGCATTCGTGAATACGTCATCCGCGAAATCGAAGCAGAACGCCGCACCCTCGCAACACTGGAACAGGTCAGACCGGACGTCCGCGCAATCGACGCCTCGGGCGGTCTTAGCCGTCTAGGAAGAGAAGCACACCCCGCCGCTCGTCGCACTAGCATGGCATCGAGTCAAGGACCCAAGGGAGACGCGTGGTCAGGCGTACCGAGGAGACCTGATGGCTTGAATCGAAGCATAAGTGGAAGCTGGCCCGCCGTGCCTGAGGAGGGAGAACGGAGTGCTGAGACGGGAGACGCAACGGGTAGAAGACGTGCGACGAGCGGTGCCAGCAGTCTGGGGCAATTGTCGGAGGACGACGATGATGATCGCATCGATGCGAGGAATGCGGCGAGTCGTTTGGCGCAGACTACGTTCTAG
- a CDS encoding Ribosome-releasing factor 2, mitochondrial, which yields MVFQCLGRRQPTRSTHVLLHARYASRRFATSCRLQAQASQDAAASTIARTRNIGIIAHIDAGKTTTTERMLYYSGFTRRLGDVDEGSTVTDFLPAERARGITIQSAAISFSWPPESANSKLPFAPDTPRSRIPHNINLIDTPGHADFTFEVLRSLRVLDGAVCVLDGVAGVEAQTEKVWSQADKYAIPRVVFVNKLDRDGAAFARTVTEIGSRLSTWPAVCGIPWWTADGKLQGVGDVVGLRSLRYPEGGDGKDIQVSNLDKLTQIDGDFAEELQKARVALVERLSEHDDGMVENYLQADEDHLSISPQDIVASLRRCVLQRPQQVSPVYAGASFRNVGVQPLLDAVVDLLPSPNERPDPEVRLGSSTKGGLGAFLAGDLQSDAPTPEVKGGTKAVSKNQAKLSLQKLEACALAFKVVADAKRGVLVYVRVYSGAIQRNSSLWNTTLQNSERAQRLLKMYANDAVDIESIPAGQIGVIPGMKFARTGDTLVSYSGVNPKTGPPRPISSLQLRPIDVPPPVFFVSVEPNSLSEEKHIKESLELLLREDPSLHVSVDEESGQMHLAGMGELHLEIARDRLVQDLKAKARIGSIEIGYRESITAGDLSDPLHEVLDRDIGGKSAKAACTIAVAPRDDDNTIHHTEDSHTSELHDNNHLVISTEGLNVDGEPTDSELSSLPEHLPLSVVLQSLHNGVAAGLARGPHHGYPVHSTTIKVIFDVARDIFPNTTAASISSAARVATQKALKQNGSETVMMEPVMLVSISVDEESLGSVMHDISSARGGSVVSLGSDDEGTTASQDIDVKKIYTPPDPFAGGHSAANASSAGAGMRQIVARVPLQEMVGYLKHLRSLTGGRGTFTMVVDQFERMSAQRQRAVLNQMRGDYV from the exons ATGGTGTTTCAATGTCTGGGGAGGAGGCAACCAACGCGCTCGACACACGTCCTGTTACACGCGAGATATGCGAGCAGGCGGTTCGCGACATCATGTCGACTCCAGGCTCAGGCGAGTCAAGATGCTGCTGCATCGACCATCGCACGAACGCGCAACATTGGTATCATAGCTCACATTGATGCT GGCAAGACGACAACTACGGAGCGTATGCTATATTACAGCGGCTTCACGCGCAGGCTTGGAG ACGTCGACGAGGGCAGCACAGTAACAGATTTCCTACCTGCCGAAAGGGCTCGAGGCATCACTATCCAATCGGCAGCTATCTCTTTCTCGTGGCCGCCTGAGAGTGCTAACTCAAAGCTTCCATTCGCACCAGACACGCCAAGATCACGCATTCCGCACAACATCAACCTGATTGATACTCCCGGCCACGCGGACTTCACCTTCGAAGTCCTCCGCTCCTTGCGGGTGTTGGACGGTGCTGTCTGTGTTCTGGACGGCGTTGCGGGTGTCGAAGCACAGACAGAAAAAGTCTGGAGTCAGGCTGACAAGTACGCCATACCCAGGGTCGTGTTTGTTAACAAGCTCGATCGGGATGGTGCTGCTTTTGCGAGAACGGTCACAGAGATTGGAAGTCGACTAAGCACGTGGCCTGCTGTATGCGGTATTCCCTGGTGGACTGCCGATGGCAAACTCCAAGGCGTGGGTGACGTGGTCGGTCTTCGAAGCCTCCGCTATCCAGAAGGTGGCGATGGCAAGGATATCCAGGTGTCGAATCTTGACAAGTTGACACAGATCGATGGCGACTTTGCGGAAGAGTTGCAGAAGGCTCGCGTGGCGCTTGTGGAAAGATTGTCCGAGCACGATGATGGGATGGTCGAGAATTATCTGCAAGCCGACGAGGACCATCTGAGCATCTCCCCTCAAGACATTGTCGCATCACTCCGAAGATGTGTCTTGCAGCGTCCGCAGCAGGTGTCGCCAGTCTACGCTGGTGCCAGCTTCCGCAACGTTGGAGTGCAGCCACTGCTGGATGCAGTAGTTGACTTGCTACCTTCGCCCAATGAAAGACCAGATCCGGAGGTGCGACTTGGATCTAGCACGAAGGGAGGTCTAGGCGCCTTTTTGGCTGGTGATTTGCAGTCAGATGCGCCCACGCCGGAGGTGAAAGGCGGCACGAAGGCGGTCAGCAAGAACCAAGCCAAGCTATCGCTGCAGAAGTTAGAAGCATGCGCGTTGGCGTTCAAGGTGGTGGCAGATGCTAAACGTGGTGTGCTGGTCTACGTTCGTGTCTATTCTGGCGCGATCCAACGGAATTCATCACTCTGGAACACGACCTTGCAGAATTCCGAACGAGCTCAAAGGCTGCTGAAGATGTACGCCAACGATGCTGTGGACATTGAAAGCATCCCAGCAGGCCAGATTGGAGTCATACCTGGAATGAAATTTGCTAGGACTGGCGACACACTGGTTTCTTACTCCGGAGTCAACCCAAAGACGGGACCGCCACGACCGATCAGCAGCCTTCAACTGAGACCTATCGATGTGCCGCCGCCTGTCTTCTTCGTCAGCGTGGAGCCAAACAGCTTGTCTGAGGAGAAGCATATCAAAGAGTCTCTCGAGCTCCTCCTTCGAGAAGACCCGAGTCTTCACGTATCGGTTGATGAGGAAAGCGGACAAATGCATCTCGCTGGTATGGGCGAGCTTCATCTAGAGATTGCAAGAGATCGATTGGTCCAAGATCTAAAGGCCAAAGCCAGGATTGGCAGCATTGAAATTGGCTACCGGGAATCAATTACAGCTGGAGACTTGTCAGATCCACTACATGAGGTCCTTGACCGCGACATTGGTGGTAAGAGCGCAAAAGCAGCCTGCACCATTGCGGTGGCTCCACGCGACGACGACAATACAATCCACCACACAGAGGATAGCCACACTTCCGAACTTCACGACAACAACCATCTCGTCATATCCACCGAAGGTCTGAACGTGGATGGCGAGCCAACAGATTCTGAGCTGTCCTCTTTGCCAGAGCACTTACCACTCTCTGTCGTCCTGCAAAGTCTGCATAACGGTGTAGCGGCAGGTCTTGCTCGAGGCCCTCACCATGGCTACCCAGTACACTCTACAACAATCAAAGTCATCTTCGACGTAGCGAGGGACATCTTTCCGAACACAACGGCAGCCTCTATATCCTCAGCCGCCCGTGTGGCCACACAAAAAGCACTCAAACAGAATGGAAGCGAAACAGTGATGATGGAACCAGTTATGCTCGTTTCCATCAGCGTAGACGAGGAATCTCTCGGCTCTGTCATGCACGACATATCTTCAGCTCGCGGAGGAAGCGTCGTATCTCTTGGTTCGGACGACGAGGGTACCACGGCATCGCAAGATATCGATGTCAAGAAGATCTACACTCCTCCAGATCCTTTTGCTGGTGGGCACTCCGCAGCGAATGCAAGTAGCGCCGGGGCTGGCATGAGGCAGATCGTCGCAAGAGTGCCTTTGCAGGAGATGGTGGGCTATCTCAAGCATTTGAGGAGCTTGACAGGTGGACGAGGAACTTTTACGATGGTTGTTGACCAGTTTGAAAGGATGAGTGCACAGCGGCAAAGAGCTGTGTTGAACCAGATGAGAGGGGACTACGTCTGA
- a CDS encoding Tripeptidyl-peptidase sed3 — protein MRTTSLFVTLGASLAFAAPLEKEKRADYAVHNEHPVPAGWVKLNKPDPAHTIALRIGMKQGSFPELERHLYEVSDPSHSRYGQHLKPSDIHALTAPPAHALDAVHDWLESSNIRLEDLEYTPAKDWVVVALPVSQVEELLDTEYHEYENANGDRVVRTTKYGLPKHLHDMIDVVAPTNYFGNPSKLRGDGHSDLKKRSSDSMIVDLEVEPASSRVQSLAANAAAAPGNLSAVCNPERVTSLCLRTLYNTVDYTPKVPKLNYVGTTNYLNQTPIYSDFKIWLQKYRPDADPNYQYSYQVIDNGANNQSPNADILEANLDVQMVGGFAYPTKFTTYSTGGMPPFKADLLTPTNTNEPYLTWVNYVLTQPSAPLVITTSYGDDEQTVPQNYATRVCAEFAALGARGVTLLFSAGDNGVGQDGTCRSNDGKNTYKFLPSFPASCPYITTVGGTRGINPEIVAFDTANGYVAGGGFSEYFPAPVYQKAAVSNYLKGIGSLNKGLYNPNGRAYPDIAAQGYRFLITANGTDAALDGTSVSSPAAAGVLTNVNDALLAAGRPPLGFLNPLIYSGVGAKGFNDITQGSVTGCNTTGFPAKASWDAATGWGTPDFKKIRSALFV, from the exons ATGAGGACTACTTCGCTGTTCGTCACTCTCGGCGCAAGCCTTGCCTTTGCTGCACCGCTGGAGAAAGAGAAGCGCGCAGACTATGCAGTCCATAACGAGCACCCGGTGCCAGCAGGGTGGGTGAAGCTGAACAAGCCAGATCCT GCACACACCATTGCTCTCCGCATTGGCATGAAGCAAGGATCCTTTCCCGAACTCGAGCGTCATCTCTACGAAGTCAGCGATCCAAGCCACAGCCGCTACGGCCAGCATCTCAAGCCAAGCGATATTCACGCTCTGACTGCACCACCAGCTCATGCGCTTGATGCTGTTCATGACTGGCTCGAGAGCAGCAACATTCGTCTTGAGGACTTGGAATACACGCCCGCGAAAGACTGGGTTGTGGTGGCATTGCCAGTCTCGCAAGTTGAGGAGCTTCTGGACACCGAGTATCACGAGTACGAGAATGCCAATGGTGACCGTGTGGTTCGCACCACGAAGTACGGGCTGCCCAAGCATCTTCACGACATGATTGATGTCGTTGCTCCAACAAACTACTTCGGCAACCCCTCCAAGCTGAGAGGTGACGGGCACTCTGACCTGAAAAAGCGATCATCTGACTCGATGATCGTCGACCTCGAAGTTGAACCAGCTTCCTCCAGGGTTCAATCGCTTGCTGCTAACGCTGCTGCCGCTCCTGGTAACCTCAGTGCAGTCTGCAACCCAGAGCGAGTAACAAGTCTGTGCCTGCGCACTCTTTACAACACCGTCGACTACACCCCGAAGGTCCCAAAGCTCAACTACGTTGGCACCACGAACTACCTCAACCAGACTCCAATCTACTCTGACTTCAAGATCTGGCTGCAGAAGTACCGCCCGGATGCCGATCCAAACTACCAGTACAGCTACCAGGTGATTGACAACGGCGCAAACAATCAGAGCCCAAATGCCGATATTCTTGAGGCAAACCTCGATGTTCAG ATGGTTGGCGGCTTTGCGTACCCAACAAAGTTCACCACGTACTCAACTGGTGGTATGCCACCATTCAAGGCGGATTTATTGACTCCCACCAACACGAACGAGCC GTACCTGACATGGGTGAACTACGTTTTGACCCAGCCCAGTGCTCCACTCGTCATCACCACATCCTACGGCGATGACGAGCAAACAGTCCCGCAAAACTACGCAACAAGAGTGTGCGCCGAGTTCGCAGCCCTCGGAGCACGAGGCGTGACTCTTCTCTTCTCCGCAGGTGACAACGGTGTCGGCCAGGACGGGACCTGCCGGTCCAACGATGGCAAGAACACCTACAAATTTCTACCTTCGTTCCCTGCATCTTGCCCATACATCACCACCGTCGGCGGAACCCGTGGTATCAACCCAGAGATTGTCGCTTTCGATACAGCCAATGGCTACGTTGCTGGAGGTGGATTCTCGGAGTATTTCCCAGCGCCTGTATACCAGAAGGCGGCAGTCAGCAACTACCTCAAGGGCATCGGCAGCTTGAACAAAGGTCTTTACAACCCCAACGGTCGTGCTTACCCGGATATTGCGGCTCAAGGCTACCGGTTCCTCATCACGGCTAACGGCACTGATGCTGCTCTCGATGGCACGAGCGTCTCTTCTCCTGCGGCAGCTGGTG TCCTTACCAACGTCAACGACGCCCTGCTCGCTGCTGGCCGACCACCTCTTGGCTTCCTCAACCCTCTGATCTACTCTGGTGTGGGTGCCAAGGGTTTCAACGACATTACCCAAGGTAGTGTCACTGGATGTAACAC AACTGGCTTCCCTGCCAAGGCTTCATGGGATGCTGCTACTGGCTGGGGTACTCCCGACTTCAAGAAGATCAGAAGCGCTCTCTTCGTCTGA
- a CDS encoding Galactose oxidase → MPPRSLITLSLPLLLASTSYALETCPTPETTYTSPTGSLYTICASTDLTGPTVQVVPAIASVPACAARCDTDGRCLQAVYDTQTRDCHIKAKTGLNWVNNSRFAVIRLNNALREGTVISKCPFTTTTYTSPSGTQYQICPDTDYRGGSTQQITGITTQAACAQRCGGIAGCSKAVWDSVGNVCHIKNVANEATQIWALNKQFDVIQTVATFNVATQGSWTDFVRLPVIPVAAYVVPEVPESSRLLMFSAWGRDTFGGDPGYTQFTDYNFKTGAVSQRTVSNTQHDMFCPGISALEDGRIMITGGSSAAVTSFYNPSSNSFTRGPDMKIARGYQTSATLSDGRVFTIGGSYSGPRGGKNGEVYNPSSNNWTLLTGADVTPMLTTDNEGNWRTDNHAWLFGWKNGFVFQAGPSPRQNWYGTSGSGSVRQAGTRPGADDAMCGVNVMYDVTGGVGKILSAGGSTDYTNSPATAMAHITTIGESNAASSIERVADMAWPRGFANAVVLPDGKTLVTGGQKRSLVFTDTDGIITPELFNPATKTWAKMAPEAVPRNYHAASILLPDGRVWSGGGGLCYTGGPANSDAGCNKQVDHADGQIFSPPYLFTSSGAAATRPVINAVSSTSPRVGSTISVTMSNSDAATFALLRIGSVTHSINSDQRRVPVAATRSGSTFSMTLPSDSGILIPGHYYLFALSSSGVPSVARTVRVTL, encoded by the exons ATGCCTCCCCGTTCCCTCATTACCCTTTCCCTCCCCCTCCTTCTCGCTAGCACATCCTACGCCCTCGAAACATGCCCCACCCCCGAAACCACCTACACATCCCCCACCGGCTCCCTCTACACCATCTGCGCCTCCACCGACCTCACCGGCCCCACAGTCCAAGTCGTCCCCGCCATCGCCTCCGTCCCCGCCTGCGCCGCCCGCTGCGACACCGACGGCCGCTGCCTTCAAGCCGTCTACGACACGCAGACCCGGGACTGCCACATCAAAGCCAAGACCGGGCTCAACTGGGTCAACAACTCTCGCTTCGCCGTAATCCGCCTCAACAACGCCCTGCGGGAAGGAACCGTAATCTCCAAATGTCCCTTCACAACAACCACCTACACCTCCCCCTCCGGAACGCAGTATCAAATCTGTCCAGATACGGACTACCGCGGCGGGTCCACTCAGCAGATTACCGGTATTACTACGCAGGCGGCGTGTGCGCAGCGGTGTGGGGGAATTGCCGGGTGTTCGAAGGCTGTGTGGGATTCTGTCGGGAATGTGTGCCATATCAAAAATGTTGCAAATGAGGCTACGCAGATTTGGGCGCTGAATAAGCAGTTTGATGTTATTCAGACGGTGGCGACGTTTAATGTTGCTACGCAGGGGAGTTGGACGGATTTTGTGAGGTTGCCGGTTATTCCGGTGGCGGCGTATGTGGTGCCGGAGGTGCCTGAG TCCTCCAGACTTCTCATGTTCTCGGCATGGGGTCGAGATACTTTCGGTGGGGATCCGGGCTATACGCAGTTCACAGACTACAACTTCAAGACTGGAGCGGTATCGCAACGAACAGTGTCCAACACGCAGCATGACATGTTCTGCCCCGGCATCAGTGCCCTGGAAGATGGTCGGATCATGATCACAGGAGGCTCCAGCGCAGCAGTGACCAGTTTCTACAACCCAAGTTCAAATTCGTTCACCAGAGGTCCCGATATGAAGATCGCGCGTGGCTATCAAACTTCTGCTACCTTGTCCGACGGGCGAGTCTTCACCATCGGCGGATCGTACTCTGGTCCCCGAGGTGGTAAGAACGGAGAGGTGTACAATCCAAGTTCCAACAATTGGACTCTTCTCACTGGCGCCGATGTGACGCCCATGCTCACGACCGATAACGAAGGCAATTGGCGGACTGATAACCATGCCTGGCTCTTTGGCTGGAAGAATGGATTCGTTTTCCAAGCAGGCCCGAGTCCGAGGCAGAACTGGTATGGTACTTCTGGATCCGGGTCTGTCAGGCAAGCTGGAACTCGCCCCGGTGCAGACGACGCCATGTGTGGTGTCAATGTGATGTACGATGTGACCGGTGGCGTAGGGAAGATCTTATCAGCAGGTGGTAGCACGGACTACACCAACTCGCCAGCCACGGCTATGGCGCACATCACCACGATTGGCGAGTCGAATGCAGCTTCTTCCATCGAGCGTGTCGCAGATATGGCGTGGCCACGGGGATTTGCCAATGCAGTCGTCCTCCCAGACGGCAAGACACTCGTCACGGGAGGACAGAAGAGGTCGCTGGTATTCACCGATACCGACGGCATCATCACACCAGAACTGTTCAACCCAGCAACGAAGACCTGGGCCAAGATGGCACCAGAAGCGGTACCGCGCAACTACCACGCCGCATCAATCCTCCTACCCGACGGCAGAGTCTGGAGCGGCGGAGGTGGCCTTTGCTATACCGGTGGTCCAGCAAACTCAGATGCTGGCTGCAACAAGCAAGTCGACCACGCTGATGGACAAATATTCAGTCCTCCGTATCTGTTTACCAGCAGTGGCGCGGCTGCAACACGTCCGGTTATCAATGCAGTCTCAAGCACGTCACCGAGGGTCGGCAGTACCATCAGTGTGACGATGAGCAATAGCGATGCAGCCACCTTTGCATTGTTGCGGATTGGAAGTGTGACGCATTCGATCAATAGCGACCAGAGGAGAGTTCCGGTGGCGGCGACGAGGAGTGGGTCGACTTTCAGTATGACGCTGCCGAGTGATAGTGGGATTCTGATACCGGGGCATTACTATTTGTTTGCGTTGAGTAGCTCTGGAGTGCCATCGGTGGCCAGGACTGTGAGGGTGACTTTGTAG